One stretch of Filifactor alocis ATCC 35896 DNA includes these proteins:
- a CDS encoding CAP domain-containing protein, protein MKRNKKLIVTGALLSGLCSINMNTSHATKCNLIEYYPKVVKYPIYSDVGEVSTNNLKLDMDGTTYLSLRDLGKILDIKIDWDENTHSIHIDKHSKNIPDDVASFQSVSNVKAIAVNFPIFVNGVQKAPRKLELKVNGTTYLSLRDLSDMLGTEIVWNSKLKRININTNSNYDAKQKTEWLEEEIQPKEEIQTGNYDISDEMLSLVNDFRAENSVPPLKKMRDMQGYANIRSKEIVDFFSHVRPNGEEGLDSIMAKSDYRTAGENIAAGNKDARSTFEQWKNSRGHRDNMLNPNFTHMTVGSCYSDGMYGYYHAQIFVGK, encoded by the coding sequence ATGAAACGTAACAAAAAACTGATTGTTACCGGTGCTTTGCTATCCGGACTATGCAGTATTAATATGAATACATCTCATGCTACAAAATGTAATCTTATCGAATACTATCCAAAGGTAGTAAAATATCCGATATATTCCGATGTCGGAGAAGTATCTACAAATAATCTTAAGCTGGATATGGATGGAACGACTTATCTCTCTCTTAGAGATTTGGGAAAAATTCTTGATATTAAGATAGATTGGGATGAGAATACACATAGTATTCATATTGATAAGCATAGCAAAAATATCCCCGATGATGTTGCTTCTTTTCAATCTGTATCAAATGTAAAGGCTATAGCAGTTAACTTTCCGATATTTGTAAACGGTGTACAAAAAGCACCGAGAAAACTGGAGTTGAAAGTTAACGGAACAACATATCTGTCGCTTAGAGATTTGTCAGATATGCTTGGTACAGAGATAGTATGGAACAGTAAATTGAAACGGATTAATATAAATACAAACTCAAACTATGATGCTAAACAAAAAACAGAATGGTTGGAAGAAGAAATACAACCGAAAGAAGAGATTCAAACAGGAAATTATGATATTTCAGATGAGATGTTATCTCTTGTGAATGACTTTAGAGCGGAAAATTCCGTTCCTCCGCTTAAAAAGATGAGAGATATGCAAGGTTATGCCAACATACGTTCAAAAGAGATTGTAGATTTTTTTTCTCATGTAAGACCGAACGGAGAAGAAGGACTTGATTCGATTATGGCAAAATCAGATTATCGCACAGCAGGAGAAAATATTGCGGCAGGGAATAAAGATGCACGGTCTACATTCGAACAGTGGAAAAATTCTCGGGGACATAGAGATAATATGTTAAATCCAAATTTTACTCATATGACGGTAGGTTCGTGCTATAGTGACGGTATGTATGGATATTATCATGCACAGATATTTGTCGGGAAATAG
- the trxB gene encoding thioredoxin-disulfide reductase: MKQIYDVIIIGSGPAGLSAGLYAGRAKMKALMIEKGQHGGQIMSTNSIENYPGSIAEESGESLTARMVEQCKTFGLEIVQDTVLKVQLEGAVKTVECENEVYETKTIIIATGTNTKNIGCVGEEEFVGRGISYCATCDAAFFSGLPVYVIGGGDSAIEEAIYLTKFAREVTVIHRREGFRANKASLDKARENPNIKWLLNRKVVEIKGDGLVESIVVEDVRDGSREEIHASQEDGTMGIFAFIGLIPQTELFKGLLDMDEQGYIISDDKMQTSVEGVFVAGDCRQKLLRQVVTAVSDGAIATVAAEKYIEETNN; this comes from the coding sequence ATGAAACAAATATATGATGTGATTATTATCGGTTCGGGACCGGCGGGGTTATCAGCAGGGTTATACGCAGGTCGTGCAAAGATGAAAGCACTGATGATTGAAAAAGGGCAACATGGCGGACAGATTATGTCGACAAACAGTATTGAGAATTATCCGGGCTCCATTGCAGAGGAGAGCGGAGAATCTTTGACAGCTCGTATGGTAGAACAGTGTAAGACATTCGGATTGGAGATTGTGCAAGATACGGTGTTGAAAGTGCAATTGGAGGGTGCTGTCAAAACAGTAGAATGTGAAAATGAGGTTTATGAAACAAAAACAATTATCATTGCAACAGGAACCAATACCAAAAATATCGGTTGTGTCGGAGAAGAGGAGTTTGTAGGTAGAGGAATTTCTTATTGTGCGACTTGTGATGCGGCATTCTTCTCAGGACTTCCTGTTTACGTAATCGGTGGTGGAGACAGTGCGATTGAAGAGGCAATTTATTTGACGAAGTTTGCAAGGGAAGTTACAGTGATTCACAGAAGAGAAGGTTTTCGTGCAAATAAGGCATCTTTGGACAAAGCAAGAGAAAATCCTAATATCAAATGGTTGTTGAATCGTAAGGTGGTAGAAATCAAAGGAGACGGCTTGGTAGAGTCTATTGTTGTAGAGGATGTGCGTGACGGTTCAAGAGAAGAGATTCATGCAAGTCAAGAGGACGGAACAATGGGAATTTTTGCGTTCATCGGATTAATACCACAAACGGAATTGTTCAAAGGTCTGTTGGATATGGATGAGCAAGGATATATTATCTCTGATGATAAGATGCAAACTTCTGTTGAGGGTGTGTTTGTTGCGGGTGACTGTCGTCAAAAATTACTCAGACAAGTAGTAACTGCCGTTTCAGACGGTGCAATAGCAACAGTAGCTGCAGAAAAATATATAGAAGAAACGAACAATTAG
- the rlmD gene encoding 23S rRNA (uracil(1939)-C(5))-methyltransferase RlmD has protein sequence MEQEITSGNCYEIKIIDMGHKGEAIGKIGSLTVFVEGALKGDIVLAKIIQRKKNYAVAITEKILTPSNNRIYSPCEVSHLCGGCQIMEMDYQEQLLMKQHIVEENMKRIGGLDLIHVLPVIGMKHPYRYRNKGQYPVAIQNNTVVSGFYKVRSHDIVPVNDCILQQEISNTAVTIIRNFAQKKGISVYNETSHQGNLRRIVVKVGFETKQVMIVLVTKERKFPHRKELLTELQQQIPNLTTIVQNIQPKPSNTVMGKENIIWFGDGTIYDTLNGLTFEISPLSFYQVNPIQTEVLYNTALKLANLSGRETVIDLYCGIGTISLFLSRNAKKVYGVEIVEDAILDAKKNASHNQIDNVEFICGKSEDVLPQLYKKGICADIVMLDPPRKGCDETLLHVISEMNVPRIVYISCNSATLARDMKLLHELGYTADTVQPVDMFCHTMHVECVVLLSKLDVDKHIDVEIKLDELDLTSAESKASYAQIKEYILEKFDLKVSTLYIAQIKKKCGIVLRENYNKSKKEKQVIPQCTPEKEEAIIGCFKVF, from the coding sequence ATGGAACAAGAGATAACATCGGGGAACTGTTATGAAATTAAAATTATTGATATGGGACATAAAGGAGAGGCAATCGGAAAAATCGGTTCCCTTACCGTATTTGTAGAAGGCGCACTCAAAGGAGATATTGTTCTGGCAAAAATTATCCAAAGAAAAAAGAACTATGCTGTTGCAATTACTGAAAAGATATTGACTCCGAGCAATAATCGAATTTATTCTCCTTGTGAGGTATCTCATCTTTGTGGCGGATGTCAAATTATGGAGATGGACTATCAAGAGCAGTTGCTAATGAAACAACATATCGTTGAAGAGAATATGAAACGAATCGGAGGATTGGACTTAATCCATGTGCTTCCTGTAATAGGAATGAAACACCCCTACCGCTACAGAAACAAAGGACAATACCCTGTTGCAATCCAAAACAATACCGTTGTCAGCGGTTTTTACAAAGTAAGAAGTCACGATATCGTTCCTGTTAATGACTGTATCCTGCAACAAGAAATCAGCAATACAGCTGTAACAATCATCCGAAATTTTGCACAAAAAAAAGGAATTTCTGTGTACAATGAAACAAGTCATCAAGGAAACTTGAGGAGAATTGTTGTGAAAGTCGGATTTGAAACAAAACAAGTCATGATTGTACTTGTAACCAAAGAGCGAAAATTTCCTCACAGGAAAGAATTGCTCACTGAACTGCAACAACAAATTCCAAACCTTACAACTATTGTTCAAAACATACAACCAAAACCATCTAACACTGTTATGGGAAAAGAAAATATCATATGGTTTGGAGACGGTACCATCTACGACACCTTAAACGGATTAACTTTTGAAATCTCTCCGCTTTCCTTCTATCAAGTAAACCCCATTCAAACCGAAGTGCTCTACAATACCGCGTTGAAACTTGCAAACCTGAGCGGAAGAGAAACTGTTATCGACTTATATTGCGGAATCGGTACCATATCCCTATTTCTATCAAGAAATGCTAAAAAAGTTTATGGTGTAGAAATTGTGGAAGATGCCATTTTGGATGCGAAAAAAAATGCATCTCACAACCAAATTGACAATGTCGAATTTATCTGCGGAAAATCAGAGGATGTGTTGCCTCAGCTTTACAAAAAAGGAATTTGTGCAGATATCGTTATGCTTGATCCACCACGAAAAGGTTGTGATGAAACACTGCTTCATGTTATCAGCGAAATGAATGTTCCAAGAATTGTCTACATTTCATGCAACAGTGCAACCCTTGCACGAGATATGAAACTCTTGCACGAACTCGGTTATACTGCCGATACCGTTCAACCGGTAGATATGTTTTGTCACACCATGCATGTGGAGTGCGTGGTATTGTTGTCCAAACTCGATGTCGATAAGCATATAGATGTTGAAATTAAGCTTGATGAGCTTGATTTGACAAGTGCTGAAAGTAAAGCGTCTTATGCACAAATTAAGGAATATATATTAGAAAAATTTGATTTAAAGGTTTCGACACTCTATATTGCACAGATTAAAAAGAAGTGTGGAATTGTACTGAGGGAGAATTATAATAAATCGAAAAAAGAGAAACAGGTTATTCCACAATGCACACCGGAAAAAGAGGAAGCTATCATTGGATGCTTTAAGGTATTTTAA
- a CDS encoding P-loop ATPase, Sll1717 family — MKIKDYKFGYADAQKELDREPEIFEQAFYDPHDYLKELIDGYKYLIVGRKGTGKSAYSSKLQKISKEETDLVVKQIKLNDFQFTTFKKCNIDSDIVGNNKYNLPWKIILLTNICKIFYDDFEITEVKEFNEVIDILKKMNLFLDISFNNKIKNVKKLKGGVNLRIIDASIEAQVGDKPIDYIDRLSIMVELLSDTLSNIELNNKRLIFILDGLDDLLRIKEEQSVILSSLIRSIDEINELFVQRKHLTKIILLIREDMLNKLVDTDLNKIIRDSAMLINWTTTPTDLKKLVDLRFIYSGSERKEECWLDILPNNIKNKSSWDYLIQNTLLKPRDLLQFFSVLQDLFPEKEKINDSEFIKAIKTYSTNYFIEEMKNELAGFIEDKYIKLLTPVFSRIGNVEFSEGRFFNEFEKIINEEKFNLTDARNILFNLFENSYIGQIDFSNGKKNVFFKYRNPNAHFDNNLKFILHSGILRGLNIRL, encoded by the coding sequence ATGAAGATAAAAGATTACAAATTTGGATATGCCGATGCACAAAAAGAATTAGATAGAGAACCTGAAATTTTCGAACAAGCCTTTTATGATCCACATGATTATTTGAAAGAATTAATTGATGGTTATAAATATCTAATAGTAGGTAGAAAAGGCACTGGAAAGAGTGCTTATAGTTCAAAGTTACAAAAAATTTCAAAAGAGGAAACTGATTTAGTAGTAAAGCAAATAAAGCTAAATGATTTTCAATTCACAACTTTTAAAAAATGCAATATTGATTCAGATATAGTTGGAAATAATAAATACAATTTACCTTGGAAAATTATATTACTGACAAATATTTGTAAGATTTTTTATGATGATTTTGAAATTACAGAAGTTAAAGAATTTAATGAAGTTATTGATATATTAAAGAAAATGAATTTATTTTTGGATATATCATTTAATAATAAGATAAAAAACGTAAAAAAATTAAAAGGAGGAGTAAATTTAAGAATAATTGATGCTTCAATAGAAGCACAAGTTGGAGATAAACCGATAGATTATATTGATAGACTTTCCATAATGGTTGAATTATTAAGTGATACTTTATCTAACATAGAATTAAATAATAAAAGATTAATATTTATACTTGATGGGCTTGATGATTTATTAAGAATTAAAGAAGAACAAAGTGTTATTTTATCTAGTTTAATAAGGTCAATTGATGAAATTAATGAATTGTTTGTTCAGAGAAAACATTTAACTAAAATTATTTTATTGATTAGAGAAGATATGTTAAACAAACTAGTAGATACAGATTTGAATAAAATAATACGAGACTCTGCAATGCTAATAAATTGGACCACAACTCCAACTGATTTGAAAAAACTTGTAGATTTGAGATTTATATATTCGGGAAGCGAGAGAAAAGAAGAGTGTTGGTTAGACATTCTGCCAAATAATATAAAAAATAAAAGCTCATGGGATTATTTAATACAAAACACACTATTAAAACCCAGAGATCTTTTGCAATTTTTTTCTGTTTTACAAGATTTATTTCCAGAGAAAGAAAAAATAAATGATAGCGAATTTATAAAAGCAATAAAAACATACTCTACTAATTATTTTATTGAAGAAATGAAAAATGAACTTGCTGGTTTTATTGAAGATAAATACATAAAACTTTTGACGCCTGTATTTTCTAGAATAGGTAATGTAGAGTTTTCTGAAGGCCGATTTTTCAATGAATTTGAAAAAATAATAAATGAAGAAAAGTTTAATTTAACTGATGCGAGAAATATTTTATTTAATTTATTTGAAAACAGTTATATTGGGCAAATTGATTTTAGCAACGGAAAGAAGAATGTTTTTTTTAAGTATAGAAATCCTAATGCACATTTTGATAATAATTTAAAGTTTATTTTGCACTCTGGTATTTTAAGAGGATTAAATATAAGGCTGTAG
- a CDS encoding recombinase family protein, with the protein MNERKYIDENVTVIQKQRVIKDYAVGIYARVSTRHKAQMDSLSAQVSGLTRLAAAHRTWFVADVFIDVASAKTGTTRSEFNRMINECEHGNLDIILTKSLSRFGRDAKEGLEAIRRIRATGKRIIFEKDKIDTETVKDELLISIIEAV; encoded by the coding sequence ATGAATGAAAGAAAATATATAGATGAAAATGTAACGGTAATACAGAAGCAGAGAGTTATAAAAGATTATGCAGTGGGGATATATGCTCGTGTAAGTACAAGACATAAAGCACAGATGGATAGTTTATCGGCACAAGTATCGGGATTGACGAGACTAGCGGCAGCACATAGAACATGGTTTGTTGCGGATGTTTTTATTGATGTGGCATCTGCTAAGACAGGTACGACAAGATCAGAATTTAATAGAATGATAAATGAGTGCGAGCATGGGAATTTAGATATTATTCTTACTAAAAGTCTTAGCCGTTTTGGACGTGATGCTAAAGAAGGCTTAGAAGCTATTAGAAGAATACGAGCAACAGGGAAAAGAATTATCTTTGAGAAAGATAAGATAGATACAGAGACCGTTAAAGATGAACTATTGATTAGTATAATTGAAGCAGTGTGA
- a CDS encoding recombinase family protein, protein MLIIDEEEARVVRRIYDWYLKGYSIGGIIDKLEEKKIKTSKGKERWSKRAIESTLTREKYTGDVAIADSGGSENRYLYKQHHEGIISKEQFEAVQLEMELRSNVEIGEDGKIRRKSRKYSSKKVNRCKKIVQKRRK, encoded by the coding sequence ATGCTTATAATTGATGAAGAAGAAGCAAGAGTTGTTAGAAGAATTTACGACTGGTATCTTAAAGGATATAGTATTGGTGGAATCATAGATAAACTGGAAGAAAAGAAAATAAAAACATCGAAAGGTAAAGAACGATGGAGTAAAAGAGCAATTGAATCCACACTCACACGAGAAAAATATACAGGTGATGTGGCAATTGCGGATTCAGGAGGATCGGAGAATCGATATTTATATAAGCAACATCACGAAGGGATAATTTCAAAAGAGCAATTTGAAGCAGTTCAACTAGAAATGGAACTGCGTAGTAATGTGGAAATTGGAGAAGATGGAAAGATTCGGAGAAAGAGTAGGAAATATAGTTCGAAAAAGGTAAACAGATGTAAAAAAATCGTACAAAAAAGGAGAAAGTAA
- the trpB gene encoding tryptophan synthase subunit beta produces MKTYRDFDNYLKNFPDDKGYFGEYGGMILPPELVPAFEEITQAYLEICHNARFINELRRIRKEFQGRPTPVYHCERLSSLLGKCQIYLKREDLNHTGAHKLNHCMGEGLLAKFLGKKKLIAETGAGQHGVALATAAAYFGLECDIYMGEVDIKKQYPNVVRMKMLGANVIPATHGLKTLKEAVDAAFEGYLKEYDDAIYCIGSAVGPHPFPMMVRDFQSVIGIEAKEQFKDMTGILPDIVCAAVGGGSNSIGMFEAFLSEPVDIVGVEPLGIGNGIGEHAASMKFGKKGILHGFESMLLQDENGEPLPVYSIASGLDYPSVGPEHAYLSDCGRIKYETVSDEEAIQAFFLLSRYEGIIPAIESSHALAYAIKHAQNQNSGSILVNLSGRGDKDIDFVYEKYGTGEQFLEEFTNQ; encoded by the coding sequence ATGAAAACTTATCGCGATTTTGATAACTATCTAAAAAACTTTCCTGATGACAAGGGATATTTCGGTGAATATGGAGGAATGATTTTACCCCCTGAATTAGTTCCGGCTTTTGAAGAAATTACACAGGCGTATTTGGAAATCTGCCATAACGCACGTTTTATCAATGAATTAAGACGCATCCGTAAAGAGTTTCAAGGCAGACCTACCCCTGTTTATCATTGTGAGCGTTTATCTTCATTGCTTGGAAAATGCCAAATCTATTTGAAAAGAGAAGATTTGAATCATACCGGAGCACATAAACTAAACCATTGTATGGGAGAAGGTTTGCTTGCTAAATTCTTAGGTAAGAAAAAACTTATTGCAGAAACAGGTGCCGGACAACATGGTGTTGCACTTGCGACTGCTGCTGCCTATTTCGGCTTGGAATGTGATATCTACATGGGAGAAGTTGACATCAAAAAACAGTATCCTAATGTGGTAAGAATGAAGATGCTCGGCGCAAATGTTATTCCTGCAACGCATGGACTGAAAACATTAAAAGAAGCGGTAGACGCTGCATTTGAAGGATATTTAAAAGAATATGACGATGCAATCTACTGTATCGGCTCTGCTGTCGGACCTCATCCATTTCCTATGATGGTTCGTGATTTTCAATCAGTAATTGGAATTGAAGCAAAAGAACAATTCAAAGACATGACAGGTATATTACCTGATATTGTTTGTGCAGCAGTTGGAGGAGGCTCTAATTCAATCGGAATGTTTGAAGCATTTCTGTCTGAACCGGTTGATATTGTCGGTGTAGAACCGCTTGGAATCGGAAATGGAATTGGAGAACATGCAGCAAGTATGAAATTTGGTAAAAAAGGTATTCTTCACGGATTTGAAAGCATGCTCTTACAAGATGAAAACGGAGAACCGTTGCCTGTATACTCCATAGCAAGCGGACTTGACTATCCATCTGTCGGACCCGAACACGCATATTTGAGTGACTGTGGAAGAATAAAATATGAAACCGTGAGTGATGAAGAGGCAATACAAGCATTTTTCTTGCTTTCCCGTTATGAAGGAATCATTCCGGCGATAGAAAGTTCACATGCTTTGGCATACGCAATCAAACATGCTCAAAATCAAAATTCAGGTTCCATCCTTGTCAATCTTTCCGGTCGAGGCGATAAAGACATTGACTTTGTATATGAAAAATATGGTACAGGAGAGCAATTTTTAGAAGAATTTACCAATCAATAA
- a CDS encoding SMI1/KNR4 family protein, with translation MKLIDNIKKIETYICENFEELDLDDPMEEEYFQEYETIVGASEDDLCKFETEFAIRLPEDFKTVYQYKDGSRFMCILPSIIRTSDMCFCLMSLEEIKKCKTYFQNKNALLSDFPECFSPQDIDNMRDNRIKPYLFNKRWIPFAQYCDSCYLMLDFDPNTAGQEGQIICYIHDPDEIVYVSKNITELIEKIDKEL, from the coding sequence ATGAAACTGATTGATAACATCAAGAAAATTGAAACATATATATGCGAAAATTTTGAAGAATTGGATTTGGATGATCCGATGGAAGAAGAATATTTTCAGGAGTATGAAACAATAGTCGGGGCTTCAGAGGATGATTTGTGCAAATTCGAGACAGAATTTGCAATTCGTTTGCCGGAAGATTTTAAGACGGTTTATCAATACAAAGACGGAAGTAGATTTATGTGTATTCTTCCATCCATAATAAGAACTTCTGATATGTGTTTTTGTTTGATGAGCTTAGAGGAAATCAAAAAATGTAAGACCTATTTTCAAAACAAAAATGCTTTGTTATCGGATTTTCCGGAGTGTTTTTCACCTCAAGATATCGATAACATGCGAGATAACAGAATAAAACCATACCTGTTCAACAAGAGATGGATTCCGTTTGCACAATACTGCGACAGTTGTTATCTGATGCTTGATTTTGATCCGAATACTGCCGGACAGGAAGGACAAATCATCTGCTACATCCATGATCCCGATGAAATCGTATATGTTTCAAAGAATATTACGGAGCTGATTGAAAAGATTGATAAAGAACTCTAA
- a CDS encoding ORF6N domain-containing protein, giving the protein MDKKDEIMLVSHESLVKKIYIIRGQKVMLDFELAEIYGYETKRFNEQVKRNIEKFDEDFMFQLTDEEVSELSRSQNATLNKSAGRGSNIKYNPHAFTEQGIYMLMTVLKGELAVKQSKALIRTFKQMKDYIVENQGLIGKREFLQLSMQITSNVVEMQDLRRDLRDVEDQVAEVVDTLNNVVHKSELSELILDLSNPQLKYGFLLLNGQPIEANLAYKDIYSIAKKSIYIVDNYIGVKTLVLLKDVPSSVEVIIFSDNIGKGLHTLEYQDFCQEYPFRKITFQKSSGEFHDRYIIIDWNTEHQRIYHCGASSKDAGQRITSITEVVDQMIYTDLINNLLKNPVLQLK; this is encoded by the coding sequence ATGGATAAAAAAGACGAAATTATGCTTGTAAGTCATGAATCCCTTGTAAAAAAGATTTATATTATTAGGGGACAAAAGGTTATGCTTGACTTTGAATTAGCCGAAATCTATGGATATGAAACAAAGCGATTTAATGAGCAGGTTAAAAGAAATATTGAGAAATTTGATGAAGACTTTATGTTTCAATTAACGGATGAGGAAGTATCTGAACTTTCAAGGTCGCAAAATGCGACCTTGAACAAGAGTGCAGGAAGAGGTAGTAATATTAAGTACAATCCTCATGCTTTTACCGAGCAGGGAATCTATATGCTGATGACAGTTCTCAAAGGAGAGCTTGCAGTCAAGCAGAGTAAAGCCTTGATTCGCACTTTCAAGCAAATGAAAGACTACATCGTAGAAAATCAAGGGTTGATTGGGAAAAGAGAGTTTTTGCAGCTTTCGATGCAGATTACAAGTAATGTCGTGGAAATGCAGGATTTAAGACGAGATTTAAGAGATGTGGAAGATCAGGTAGCAGAAGTGGTGGATACCTTAAATAATGTGGTGCATAAATCGGAGCTGTCGGAGCTGATTCTTGACCTTAGCAATCCACAGCTCAAATATGGATTTTTACTCTTGAACGGACAGCCGATCGAAGCAAATCTTGCTTATAAAGACATTTATAGCATAGCGAAAAAGAGTATCTATATCGTCGATAACTATATCGGAGTGAAAACTTTGGTCTTGCTAAAAGATGTTCCTTCATCGGTAGAAGTCATTATATTCAGCGATAACATCGGCAAAGGACTTCATACCCTTGAATATCAGGATTTCTGCCAAGAATACCCATTTAGAAAGATAACATTCCAAAAATCCAGTGGAGAGTTTCATGACAGATACATCATTATCGACTGGAATACCGAACATCAACGAATCTATCATTGTGGAGCGTCTTCCAAAGATGCAGGGCAAAGAATCACAAGCATAACGGAAGTGGTCGATCAGATGATTTATACCGACCTCATCAATAATCTCTTGAAAAATCCGGTGTTGCAGTTAAAATAG
- a CDS encoding recombinase family protein has translation MNTVDFYLRLSLEDDDLKDESNSITSQREILKNYISSREEFTGVKIREHIDDGYTGTNFNRPAFQKMIGLMKKNEIRTILVKDLSRFARDYIESGAYIEQIFPFMQVRFISVNDNYDSNNNENGISSLEIPFKNLVYDYYSKDISQKISSSVRVRQDRGYYFGSKAPYGYVKDEKDHHQLLVDDRVRNIIEEVFERYLSGESMLSISKDFNHRGVLTPAKHIGLKRGSGVWTGQIIRYVLTQRVYTGAVVGGKTRVQEVGSDNRKWVDSKDWIIREDMHEAIISKEDFGKVQDMLNSNAKLISRERKHFHILQDKVYCGKCYHKMTYTVNYGKTDGYCCPYRYKAKDCGCMKGKIKAETLEDIVSEEIKLYTESFLEKEQTRKIEHKVMESICESLLYRKKRLEAEKQKIQVSKMQLYERHKQDEIDKEAYLSKKEDLSKKLKNTEQEIAIITDKIKENTSSGHNLNVDKLREAVTKGELVLDWINEVIDRIYVYGKDKVEIIWKFEKGNGKDG, from the coding sequence ATGAATACAGTAGATTTTTATTTAAGACTTTCCTTAGAAGATGACGATTTAAAAGACGAAAGTAACAGCATTACTTCCCAAAGAGAAATCTTAAAGAACTATATCAGTTCAAGAGAAGAATTTACTGGAGTGAAGATAAGAGAACATATTGATGATGGCTATACCGGAACAAATTTTAATCGTCCTGCATTTCAAAAGATGATAGGTCTTATGAAGAAAAATGAGATAAGAACTATTCTTGTAAAGGATTTATCACGATTTGCAAGAGATTATATTGAATCCGGAGCATATATTGAGCAGATATTCCCTTTTATGCAGGTTCGTTTCATCTCTGTGAATGACAATTATGACAGTAATAACAATGAGAATGGAATCAGCAGTTTAGAAATTCCTTTTAAGAATCTTGTCTACGACTACTATTCCAAGGACATTTCACAAAAAATCAGTTCATCAGTAAGAGTAAGACAGGATAGAGGGTATTATTTCGGTTCAAAAGCACCGTATGGGTATGTAAAAGATGAAAAAGACCATCATCAGCTACTTGTCGATGATAGAGTGAGAAACATCATTGAAGAAGTCTTTGAAAGATACCTGAGTGGAGAAAGTATGCTTTCCATTTCTAAAGATTTTAATCATAGAGGTGTTCTGACGCCGGCAAAACATATAGGGCTTAAAAGAGGAAGTGGAGTATGGACAGGACAGATTATTAGATATGTTTTAACACAAAGAGTTTATACAGGAGCTGTTGTTGGTGGAAAGACAAGGGTACAGGAAGTTGGTTCTGATAATAGAAAATGGGTTGATAGCAAAGACTGGATAATTAGAGAAGATATGCACGAAGCTATTATCTCTAAAGAAGATTTTGGTAAGGTTCAGGATATGCTAAACAGCAATGCAAAACTAATCAGTAGAGAGCGGAAGCATTTTCATATTCTTCAAGACAAAGTCTATTGTGGTAAGTGCTATCATAAAATGACTTATACAGTTAATTATGGAAAAACAGATGGATATTGCTGTCCCTATCGGTACAAAGCAAAAGACTGTGGCTGCATGAAAGGGAAGATAAAAGCAGAAACACTGGAAGATATTGTTTCAGAAGAGATTAAACTTTATACAGAGAGCTTTCTTGAAAAAGAACAGACAAGAAAGATTGAGCATAAAGTTATGGAAAGCATTTGTGAAAGCCTGCTTTACAGGAAGAAAAGACTGGAAGCGGAAAAGCAAAAGATTCAGGTTTCCAAAATGCAGCTTTATGAAAGGCATAAACAGGACGAAATAGATAAGGAAGCATATTTATCAAAGAAAGAAGATTTAAGCAAAAAACTTAAAAATACAGAACAGGAAATAGCCATCATTACGGACAAGATAAAAGAAAATACATCTTCAGGACATAACCTTAATGTTGATAAGCTAAGAGAAGCGGTTACAAAAGGAGAGCTTGTTTTAGACTGGATCAACGAAGTCATAGACAGGATTTATGTTTATGGTAAAGACAAGGTGGAGATTATTTGGAAATTTGAGAAAGGGAATGGAAAAGATGGATAA